A segment of the Macrobrachium rosenbergii isolate ZJJX-2024 chromosome 8, ASM4041242v1, whole genome shotgun sequence genome:
tatacatatacatatacatatacatatataaatgtatatatatatatatatatatatatatatatatatatatatatatatatatatatatatatatatatatatatatatatatatgagcttgttggcgcgctaTGCATACTGGAAACCGGCCTCGCTGTCTCccaaccctcccgatccccttaCTTGCCCccccccacccgaggcggacaaacaggttttcaggtggagggtggatgtctcccctaccatcccattcccctacccaccccgcccCATCCTGGGAGGACAAACCGGTTtacagggggtgggtggctgtgtcatgtctcccctactatATAGACACGCTCACGCAAGTATAGTCTATTTCATATCATCTATCTACTCGCCAACGTAGCTATAGGCAGATGTGGCAAGACGCATAGCTAGCACGTGATTGGCTAAAATCAATGTTTTCGAAATCTTAAGCTTGCAGTGATAAAGATGAAACAATTTCTTTAGTAATACatttgaatgcttatatatacaaagaacccttGCACCTTATTGTATAGATTATAAGTATTCCGATTTACatcgaaaatataaaattacaagcaCAAGAGAGACGAGCTTGCATCAAACAGTCTACTCAGGACAAACACAAACGAAACGGGCTTtcaatagctatttttttttatctcattgtaggtaaataaaaagacatatggCTATGCGAGTGCGAATAAAATGTAGTTTAATAATTTCTTGTGAGTAAATCACTATTCGAAATACCTTGAATAATACTGTCTATGAGGTTGACTGTGGTAcatggaaattgcaacattggctggatgaggttgactggggtggatggaaattgcaacattggctggatgaggttgactggggtggatggaaattgcaacattggctggatAAGGTTGACTGGGGTggatggaaattgcaacattggctggatgaggttgATTGGGGTggatggaaattgcaacattggctggatgaggttgACTAGGGTggatggaaattgcaacattggctggatgaggttgactggggtggatggaaattgcaacattggctggatgaggttgactggggtggatggaaattgcaacattggctggatgGGGTTGACTGGGGTGGATGGAAATTTcaacattggctggatgaggttgactggggtggatggaaattgcaacattggctggatgaggttgactggggtggatggaaattgcaacattggctggaGGAGGTTGATTGGGGTggatggaaattgcaacattggctggatgaggttgATTGGGGTggatggaaattgcaacattggctggatgaggttgactggggtggatggaaattgcaacattggctggatgaggttgactggggtggatggaaattgcaacattggctggatgaggttgactggggtggatggaaattgcaacattggctggatgaggttgactggggtggatggaaattgcaacattggctggatgaggttgATTGGGGTGGATGGAAATTGCAACACTGGCTGGATGAGGTTGACTGGGGTggatggaaattgcaacattggctggatgaggttgactggggtggatggaaattgcaacattggctggatgaggttgATTGGGGTGGAGAGGTtgatggaaattgcaacattggctggatgaggttgATTGGGGtgatggaaattgcaacattggctggatgaggttgactggggtggatggaaattgcaacattggctggatgaggttgACTGGGGTAGATGGAAACtgcaacattggctggatgaggttgactggggtggatggaaattgcaacattggctggatgaggttgactggggtggatggaaattgcaacattggctgAATGAGGTTGACTGGAGTggatggaaattgcaacattggctggatgaggttgactggggtggatggaaattgcaacattggctggatgaggttgATTGTGGtagatggaaattgcaacattggctggatgaggttgactggggtagatggaaattgcaacattggctggatgaggttgactggggtagatggaaattgcaacattggctggatgaggttgactggggtggatggaaattgcaacattggctggatgaggttgactggggtggatggaaattgcaacattggctggatgaggttgactggggtggatggaaattgcaacattggctggatgaggttgactggggtggatggaaattgcaacattggctggatgaggttgACTGGGGTGGATGGAAATTTcaacattggctggatgaggttgactggggtggatggaaattgcaacattggctggatgaggttgactggggtagatggaaattgcaacattggctggatgaggttgactgggatagatggaaattgcaacattggctggatgaggttgactggggtagatggaaattgcaacattgggtggatgaggttgactggggtagatggaaattgcaacattggGTGGATGAGGTTGACTGGGGTAGATGGAAAGTGCAACATTGGTTGGATGAGGTTCATTGGGGtagatggaaattgcaacattggctggatgaggttgactgggatagatggaaattgcaacattggctggatgaggttgACTGGGGTAGATGGAAATGgcaacattggctggatgaggttgactggggtagatggaaattgcaacattggTTGGATGAGGTTGACTGGGGTAGAAGGAAATTGCAGcattggctggatgaggttgactggggtagatggaaattgcaacattggctggatgaggttgactggggtagatggaaattgcaacattggctggatgaggttgACTGGGGTACATGGAAACTGCAACATTGTCTGGATGAGGTTGACTGGGGTAcatggaaattgcaacattggctggatgaggttgACTGGGGGTTAACtagatggaaattgcaacattggctggatgaggttgactggggtagatggaaattgcaacattggttggatgaggttgactggggtagatggaaattgcaacattggctggatgaggttgAATGGGGtagatggaaattgcaacattggctggatgaggttgactggggtagatggaaattgcaacattggctggatgaggttgACTGGGGTAGATGGAAACTGCAACATTGTCTGGATGAGGTTGACTGGGGtagatggaaattgcaacattggctggatgaggttAACTGGGGtagatggaaattgcaacattggctggatgaggttAACTGGGAtagatggaaattgcaacattggctggatgaggttgACTGGGGTAGATGGAAACtgcaacattggctggatgaggttgactggggtagatggaaattgcaacattggctggatgaggttgACTGGGGTAGATGGAAATTAcaacattggctggatgaggttAACTGGGAtagatggaaattgcaacattggctggatgaggttAACTGGGATGAGATGGAAaaattgcaacattggctggatgaggttgACTGGGGTAGATGGAAACTGCAACATTGTCTGGATGAGGTTGACTGGGGtgatggaaattgcaacattggctggatgaggttgactggggtggatggaaattgcaacattggctggatgaggttgactggggtagatggaaattgcaacattggctggatgaggttAACTGGGGtagatggaaattgcaacattggctggatgaggttgACTGGGGTAGATGGAAACTGCAACATTGTCTGGATGAGGTTGACTGGGGTAGATGGAAACTGCAACATTGTCTGGATGAGGTTGACTGGGGtagatggaaattgcaacattggctggatgaggttgactggggtagatggaaattgcaacattggctggatgaggttgATGGAAACTGCTGGGGTAGATGGATAGAAATTGCAACATTGGTTGGATGAGGTTGACTGGGGtagatggaaattgcaacattggctggatgaggttgACTGGGGTAGATGGAAATGgcaacattggctggatgaggttgactggggtagatggaaattgcaacattggTTGGATGAGGTTGACTTGGGGTAGAAGGAAATTGCAGcattggctggatgaggttgactggggtagatggaaattgcaacattggctggatgaggttgactggggtagatggaaattgcaacattggctggatgaggttgactggggtagatggaaattgcaacattggctggatgaggttgactggggtagatggaaattgcaacattggttggatgaggttgactggggtagatggaaattgcaacattggctggatgaggttgACTGGGGTAGATAGAAATTGCAACATTGTCTGGATGAGGTTGACTGGGGtagatggaaattgcaacattggctggatgaggttgACTGGGATAGATGGAAACTGCAACATTGTCTGGATGAGGTTGACTGGGGtagatggaaattgcaacattggctggatgaggttAACTGGGGtagatggaaattgcaacattggctggatgaggttAACTGGGAtagatggaaattgcaacattggctggatgaggttgACTTGGGGTGAGATGGAAACTGCAACATTGTCTGGATGAGGTTGACTGGGGtagatggaaattgcaacattggctggatgaggttgACTGGGGTAGATGGGTAGAaaattgcaacattggctggaattacaacattggctggatgaggttAACTGGGGAtagatggaaattgcaacattggctggatgaggttgactgggatagatggaaattgcaacattggctggatgaggttgactggggtagatggaaattgcaacattggctggatgaggttgACAACATTGGCTGGATGGGTTGagatggaaattgcaacattggctggatgaggCTGACTGGGGtagatggaaattgcaacattggctggatgaggttgactgggatagatggaaattgcaacattggctggatgaCTGAGGTTGACTGGGGTGGATGGAAACTGCAACATTGTCTGGATGAGGTTGACTGGGGATGAGATGGAAACTGCAACATTGTCTGGATGAGGTTGACTGGGGtagatggaaattgcaacattgtctggatgaggttgactggggtagatggaaattgcaacattggctggatgaggttAACTGGGAtagatggaaattgcaacattggctggatgaggttgactggggtagatggaaattgcaacattggctggatgaggttgactggggtagatggaaattgcaacattggctggatgaggttAACTGGGAtagatggaaattgcaacattgtCTGGATGAGGTTAACTGGGAtagatggaaattgcaacattgtctggatgaggttgactggggtagatggaaattgcaacattggctggatgaggttgactggggtagatggaaattgcaacattggctggatTGAGGTTAACTGGGAtagatggaaattgcaacattggctggatgaggttAACTGGGAtagatggaaattgcaacattgtctggatgaggttgactggggtagatggaaattgcaacattggctggatgaggttgactggggtagatggaaattgcaacattggctggatgaggttAACTGGGATAGATGGAAACtgcaacattggctggatgaggttAACTGGGAtagatggaaattgcaacattggctggatgaggttgACTGGGGTAGATGGAAACTGCAACATTGTCTGGATGAGGTTGACTGGGGtagatggaaattgcaacattggctggatgaggttAACTGGGAtagatggaaattgcaacattggctggatgaggttgactggggtagatggaaattgcaacattggctggatgaggttAACTGGGAtagatggaaattgcaacattggctggaAGGCGGAAAATTTCAGTTATTGCGTGCCAATGGTAAGCGGTTTTCTTTCCAGAACACcgcatatttacatatttgtttctTGAATATACAAATCGTTATAATAGCTCAGTGACTAAgcaatttcagaaatattttgccaaataacttatcgagcaaaagtttgaaatctcattGAATTCCCCTCATCTTTTG
Coding sequences within it:
- the LOC136841085 gene encoding uncharacterized protein, with protein sequence MLQFPSIPVNLIQPMLQFPSTPVNLIQPMLQFPSTPVNLIQPMLQFPSIPVNLIQPMLQFPSTPVNLIQTMLQFPSTPVNLIQTMLQFPSHPQSTSSRQCCSFHPPQSTSVIQPMLQFPSIPVNLIQPMLQFPSTPVSLIQPMLQFPSQPIQPMLSTSSSQCCNFHLPQSTSSSQCCNFHLSQSTSSSQCCNFHLSPVNLIQPML